One window of Biomphalaria glabrata chromosome 6, xgBioGlab47.1, whole genome shotgun sequence genomic DNA carries:
- the LOC106059913 gene encoding U3 small nucleolar RNA-associated protein 14 homolog B-like isoform X1, producing MADDTNSMDEDELEEEEAIDGVAHQKLINSLFALDGKKNKKQSVTLRTSNISNNLDMAIHASRDTLKIHPQDLKLKQKHVSAQLQKPLSALEMEKTKRKLARDTVHSEMTKWEPVVNEIRSATQTAFSNRPHGLQMFQSMQPKSFTPRTPLEQEIYAALGKDESLVKQNQALSVAETKALKAMSVKEALARRAELMKHHTLLSRMELKAKRQKKIKSKRYRKVLQKERVAAEKKELEHLRQNDPGAFLEKIELMEKNRMEERLTLKHKGGGKFSRLHKAYSKFDDKSRDAIQAMLEKSKELTKKLESLSDEEEEEEEVNIVKTVESTKTSDSVIDDQMVDSIIKGKFGQLKTSTNMWLNSTNQFQTASTSNSQLASTSNSNADGKNPDIGTCHNVNTHTSSIDTCTDSLPLKVTENLSANSEQSLTAPDKKSQETSEKPKSSDVNVVKKTSVSKKQDKKKKCNESNKADISKPVVFLESADQLTVNGDELKVTMEELFEDEDVVEEFSKEKAEMENKNVVKHESKLPGWGSWAGPDYKHIQEKHSKKRSQAQLKDQKVKKPYAPYVWINPNKDQGIRKLLPKSVPFPFSSVRQYELSVSQPVSRGLVPETATKLLTKPEVVTKLGHIIKPLNKEEYMSKKEDIDMEEIKTKSTEFRK from the exons GAAGAGGAGGAGGCTATTGATGGCGTGGCTCACCAAAAACTTATTAATTCCTTATTTGCattagatggaaaaaaaaacaaaaa ACAAAGTGTGACCTTACGTACATCCAATATCTCCAACAACTTGGACATGGCTATACATGCTAGTAGAG ACACATTGAAAATTCATCCTCAAGACCtgaagttaaaacaaaaacatgtatcTGCACAGCTACAGAAGCCTTTAAGTGCTCTAGAAATGGAAAAG acaaaaagaaagttaGCAAGAGATACAGTACATTCAGAAATGACCAAATGGGAGCCTGTTGTCAATGAAATAAGAAGT GCAACTCAAACTGCATTTTCCAACAGACCTCATGGTTTACAAATGTTTCAGTCAATGCAGCCAAAATCTTTCACA CCAAGAACACCATTGGAGCAAGAAATCTATGCTGCTTTAGGGAAAGATGAAAGTCTTGTCAAACAAAATCAGGCTCTCTCAGTGGCTGAAACAAAAGCTTTAAAAGCAATGTCTGTCAAAGAG GCTTTAGCTAGAAGAGCTGAACTAATGAAACATCACACATTGCTTTCAAGAATGGAATTAAAAGCTAAACgtcagaaaaaaattaaaagtaaaag GTATCGCAAAGTCTTACAGAAAGAAAGAGTCGCTgcagaaaaaaaagagctaGAACACCTTAGACAAAATGATCCAGGTGCATTTCTTGAGAAGATAGAGCTGATGGAGAAAAACAGAATGGAA gaacgCTTGACACTCAAACACAAAGGAGGAGGAAAATTTTCAAGGCTTCATAAGGCATATAGTAAATTTGATGATAAA AGCCGTGATGCTATTCAAGCCATGTTGGAAAAAAGTAAAGAGCTTACTAAAAAACTTGAAAGTCTAAGtgatgaggaggaggaggaagaaGAGGTGAATATTGTGAAGACAGTGGAGTCAACGAAAACTAGTGATAGCGTTATTGATGACCAGATGGTTGATTCTATTATTAAAGGGAAATTTGGTCAGCTAAAGACAAGTACAAATATGTGGCTGAATTCAACCAATCAGTTTCAGACTGCATCAACTTCAAATTCACAGCTTGCATcaacatcaaattcaaatgctgaTGGTAAAAATCCTGATATTGGTACATGTCACAATGTCAATACTCATACCAGTTCTATTGACACATGTACAGATTCACTTCCACTAAAAGTCACAGAAAATCTATCTGCTAACAGTGAACAATCTTTGACTGCACCAGACAAAAAAAGTCAAGAGACTTCAGAAAAACCCAAATCTAGTGATGTGAATGTTGTTAAGAAAACATCTGtttcaaaaaaacaagacaaaaagaaaaagtgcaaTGAGTCAAACAAAGCAGACATTTCAAAACCTGTGGTCTTCCTTGAATCTGCTGATCAGTTAACTGTTAATGGGGATGAATTGAAAGTGACAATGGAAGAACTTTTTGAAGATGAAGATGTTGTAGAGGAGTTCAGTAAAGAGAAAGCCGAGatggaaaataaaaatgtggtGAAACATGAAAGTAAACTTCCTGGCTGGGGAAGCTGGGCTGGTCCTGATTATAAACATATTCAAGAGAAACACTCTAAAAAGAG atctCAAGCTCAACTCAAGGATCAAAAAGTGAAAAAGCCATATGCACCATATGTTTGGATCAATCCTAATAAAGATCAGGGAATTAGGAAACTTTTG CCAAAATCTGTGCCATTTCCCTTTTCATCCGTTCGGCAGTATGAATTGTCTGTTAGTCAACCTGTATCACGTGGACTTGTGCCTGAAACTGCCACAAAATTATTAACCAAACCAGAGGTTGTGACCAAACTTGGTCACATTATAAAACCTCTCAACAAAGAGGAGTACATGAGCAAAAAGGAAGACATTGACATGgaagaaatcaaaacaaaaagtacagaatttagaaaataa
- the LOC106059913 gene encoding U3 small nucleolar RNA-associated protein 14 homolog B-like isoform X2: protein MAIHASRDTLKIHPQDLKLKQKHVSAQLQKPLSALEMEKTKRKLARDTVHSEMTKWEPVVNEIRSATQTAFSNRPHGLQMFQSMQPKSFTPRTPLEQEIYAALGKDESLVKQNQALSVAETKALKAMSVKEALARRAELMKHHTLLSRMELKAKRQKKIKSKRYRKVLQKERVAAEKKELEHLRQNDPGAFLEKIELMEKNRMEERLTLKHKGGGKFSRLHKAYSKFDDKSRDAIQAMLEKSKELTKKLESLSDEEEEEEEVNIVKTVESTKTSDSVIDDQMVDSIIKGKFGQLKTSTNMWLNSTNQFQTASTSNSQLASTSNSNADGKNPDIGTCHNVNTHTSSIDTCTDSLPLKVTENLSANSEQSLTAPDKKSQETSEKPKSSDVNVVKKTSVSKKQDKKKKCNESNKADISKPVVFLESADQLTVNGDELKVTMEELFEDEDVVEEFSKEKAEMENKNVVKHESKLPGWGSWAGPDYKHIQEKHSKKRSQAQLKDQKVKKPYAPYVWINPNKDQGIRKLLPKSVPFPFSSVRQYELSVSQPVSRGLVPETATKLLTKPEVVTKLGHIIKPLNKEEYMSKKEDIDMEEIKTKSTEFRK, encoded by the exons ATGGCTATACATGCTAGTAGAG ACACATTGAAAATTCATCCTCAAGACCtgaagttaaaacaaaaacatgtatcTGCACAGCTACAGAAGCCTTTAAGTGCTCTAGAAATGGAAAAG acaaaaagaaagttaGCAAGAGATACAGTACATTCAGAAATGACCAAATGGGAGCCTGTTGTCAATGAAATAAGAAGT GCAACTCAAACTGCATTTTCCAACAGACCTCATGGTTTACAAATGTTTCAGTCAATGCAGCCAAAATCTTTCACA CCAAGAACACCATTGGAGCAAGAAATCTATGCTGCTTTAGGGAAAGATGAAAGTCTTGTCAAACAAAATCAGGCTCTCTCAGTGGCTGAAACAAAAGCTTTAAAAGCAATGTCTGTCAAAGAG GCTTTAGCTAGAAGAGCTGAACTAATGAAACATCACACATTGCTTTCAAGAATGGAATTAAAAGCTAAACgtcagaaaaaaattaaaagtaaaag GTATCGCAAAGTCTTACAGAAAGAAAGAGTCGCTgcagaaaaaaaagagctaGAACACCTTAGACAAAATGATCCAGGTGCATTTCTTGAGAAGATAGAGCTGATGGAGAAAAACAGAATGGAA gaacgCTTGACACTCAAACACAAAGGAGGAGGAAAATTTTCAAGGCTTCATAAGGCATATAGTAAATTTGATGATAAA AGCCGTGATGCTATTCAAGCCATGTTGGAAAAAAGTAAAGAGCTTACTAAAAAACTTGAAAGTCTAAGtgatgaggaggaggaggaagaaGAGGTGAATATTGTGAAGACAGTGGAGTCAACGAAAACTAGTGATAGCGTTATTGATGACCAGATGGTTGATTCTATTATTAAAGGGAAATTTGGTCAGCTAAAGACAAGTACAAATATGTGGCTGAATTCAACCAATCAGTTTCAGACTGCATCAACTTCAAATTCACAGCTTGCATcaacatcaaattcaaatgctgaTGGTAAAAATCCTGATATTGGTACATGTCACAATGTCAATACTCATACCAGTTCTATTGACACATGTACAGATTCACTTCCACTAAAAGTCACAGAAAATCTATCTGCTAACAGTGAACAATCTTTGACTGCACCAGACAAAAAAAGTCAAGAGACTTCAGAAAAACCCAAATCTAGTGATGTGAATGTTGTTAAGAAAACATCTGtttcaaaaaaacaagacaaaaagaaaaagtgcaaTGAGTCAAACAAAGCAGACATTTCAAAACCTGTGGTCTTCCTTGAATCTGCTGATCAGTTAACTGTTAATGGGGATGAATTGAAAGTGACAATGGAAGAACTTTTTGAAGATGAAGATGTTGTAGAGGAGTTCAGTAAAGAGAAAGCCGAGatggaaaataaaaatgtggtGAAACATGAAAGTAAACTTCCTGGCTGGGGAAGCTGGGCTGGTCCTGATTATAAACATATTCAAGAGAAACACTCTAAAAAGAG atctCAAGCTCAACTCAAGGATCAAAAAGTGAAAAAGCCATATGCACCATATGTTTGGATCAATCCTAATAAAGATCAGGGAATTAGGAAACTTTTG CCAAAATCTGTGCCATTTCCCTTTTCATCCGTTCGGCAGTATGAATTGTCTGTTAGTCAACCTGTATCACGTGGACTTGTGCCTGAAACTGCCACAAAATTATTAACCAAACCAGAGGTTGTGACCAAACTTGGTCACATTATAAAACCTCTCAACAAAGAGGAGTACATGAGCAAAAAGGAAGACATTGACATGgaagaaatcaaaacaaaaagtacagaatttagaaaataa